A single Campylobacter hyointestinalis subsp. hyointestinalis DNA region contains:
- a CDS encoding glycosyltransferase family 9 protein, with protein sequence MKILLIRNDNIGDLICTTPAIEALRKHFCNDQIDIVVNSYNECVIKNNPFINKIYSYTKPKHKKGVFQKLKAIFGKAKMLFEIYKTGYDTAVVFRTGYSASAELFAIVSRAKKIIGVGDKNGKSLINDKVVFSGEHEVMFCFECLKSLGVRYNGEKTLFVPDAISEQYKDFVFFHISSRISQNMLNDEQILDISKFLKAKFDNVVITAEDPDFGQNISKKSGIKYLKTSSFNELASFLSGAKLLLSCDGGVMHLGPALGVKTIGILGKTDINRWSPWGAKCLQDESLVASNLNIQAVFDAVSEVMK encoded by the coding sequence ATGAAAATCTTACTTATAAGAAATGATAATATAGGTGATCTTATCTGCACAACTCCTGCCATAGAGGCGCTTAGAAAGCATTTTTGTAACGATCAAATCGATATAGTAGTAAATAGTTATAATGAATGCGTTATCAAAAACAATCCATTTATAAATAAAATTTATAGTTATACAAAACCGAAGCATAAAAAAGGAGTTTTTCAAAAGCTAAAAGCCATTTTTGGTAAAGCTAAAATGCTTTTTGAAATTTATAAAACCGGTTATGACACGGCGGTTGTATTTCGCACTGGCTACTCCGCTTCTGCTGAATTATTTGCCATAGTTAGCAGAGCAAAAAAAATAATCGGCGTAGGCGATAAAAATGGTAAATCACTCATTAACGATAAAGTAGTATTTTCAGGTGAGCATGAAGTTATGTTCTGTTTTGAGTGTTTAAAGTCGCTTGGAGTACGCTATAACGGTGAAAAAACACTTTTCGTACCAGATGCTATAAGTGAGCAATACAAGGATTTTGTATTTTTTCATATTAGTTCAAGGATTTCTCAAAATATGTTAAATGATGAGCAAATTTTGGATATATCTAAGTTTTTAAAAGCTAAATTTGATAATGTTGTTATAACAGCTGAAGATCCTGATTTTGGACAAAATATATCTAAAAAAAGCGGTATAAAATATCTAAAAACATCAAGTTTTAATGAACTTGCGAGCTTTTTAAGCGGTGCAAAACTACTTTTGTCGTGCGATGGCGGCGTTATGCATCTTGGACCTGCACTTGGCGTAAAAACTATAGGAATACTTGGAAAAACAGATATAAATCGTTGGTCGCCGTGGGGAGCAAAATGTCTGCAAGATGAGAGTTTAGTGGCTTCAAATTTAAATATACAAGCGGTATTTGACGCAGTTAGCGAGGTAATGAAATGA
- a CDS encoding lipid A biosynthesis lauroyl acyltransferase produces the protein MSDMIYLFLYKFFKFIVTYTPQSLQSPFFTALAYIFYKFDKKHTNIMRVNLKMCFPEFTEQKIEKIIKATYRNFGYFGADFLRNQDSTKENILNKVSFKNENILLDALATKRPIIVQTAHYGNWELFSLAMAAKFGSVSIVGRNLDSSVMDQILSKNRTKFDIELIPKDGGARDILKALKNRRMLGILVDQNTAKKDGVQCEFFGKKIMHTPAASIFASKTGAIIIPAFIKRISRNKNEICFFKEILVENYGENKLQKATQAQSDATEQMIKDKPDEYFWMHKKFKHFYEEIYK, from the coding sequence ATGAGTGATATGATTTATCTATTTTTATATAAATTTTTTAAATTTATAGTAACTTATACTCCGCAGTCTTTGCAAAGTCCGTTTTTTACGGCACTTGCGTATATTTTTTATAAATTCGATAAAAAACATACAAATATTATGAGAGTAAATTTAAAAATGTGCTTTCCAGAATTTACAGAACAAAAAATAGAAAAAATCATAAAAGCGACATATAGGAATTTTGGATATTTTGGAGCTGATTTTTTACGAAATCAAGATAGCACAAAAGAAAATATACTAAATAAAGTTAGTTTCAAAAATGAAAATATACTGCTGGACGCATTAGCCACAAAACGCCCTATCATAGTGCAAACTGCGCATTATGGAAACTGGGAGCTTTTTAGTCTTGCGATGGCAGCAAAGTTTGGTAGTGTTTCTATAGTTGGTAGAAACCTTGATAGCAGTGTTATGGATCAAATTTTAAGCAAAAATAGAACAAAATTCGACATAGAGCTTATACCGAAAGACGGCGGTGCGAGAGATATTCTTAAAGCTCTTAAAAATAGACGTATGCTTGGAATTTTGGTAGATCAAAATACAGCCAAAAAAGACGGAGTTCAGTGTGAGTTTTTCGGTAAAAAGATAATGCACACCCCAGCTGCTAGTATCTTTGCTAGCAAAACAGGAGCTATTATCATTCCTGCTTTTATAAAACGCATTTCAAGAAATAAAAACGAAATTTGCTTTTTTAAAGAAATTTTAGTTGAAAATTATGGAGAAAATAAGCTTCAAAAGGCAACTCAAGCTCAAAGCGACGCTACTGAGCAGATGATAAAAGATAAGCCGGATGAGTACTTTTGGATGCATAAAAAATTTAAACATTTTTATGAGGAAATTTATAAATGA
- a CDS encoding glycosyltransferase family 9 protein, whose translation MRINFYELVVKFLLRNKKVIKTNSVSQSFKTVCFFSNTAIGDTLFNTPVFREFKKVYPDKKAIVLLNPSNADLFINSPFIDEVILYNGKWSGFFKTLKILKSKNVDIAFLLHSNEPQATPLAVLSGIKYIFKLPNSKNKFNHFHSNSTATYGKPRYIVLNRLEQLSFIGINSDDTRLELFLEDSCYKNVDKVLKRSSGDKFIGFQMGASTVSRQWFSQRWKELGDLILSSTNAKIVLTGSPSEKHMCDSLEKLLDSKNVLNLAGKFSIKEAAALIDRLDIFITPDTGPLHIAAALRTPTIALFVVAEPKNSNPNFDTDIHKFIKKERTCEICIAKSCKYQACMLQIEAKEVFDMIKEMM comes from the coding sequence ATGAGGATTAATTTTTATGAGTTGGTCGTTAAATTTCTACTTAGAAATAAAAAAGTTATAAAAACCAACTCAGTAAGTCAATCTTTCAAAACTGTCTGTTTTTTTAGTAATACCGCCATAGGAGACACGCTTTTTAACACTCCTGTTTTTAGGGAATTTAAAAAAGTATATCCGGATAAAAAAGCTATAGTTCTTTTAAATCCATCAAATGCAGATCTGTTTATAAATAGCCCGTTTATAGATGAAGTAATTTTATATAATGGTAAATGGAGCGGTTTTTTCAAGACTTTAAAGATATTAAAATCTAAAAATGTAGATATAGCTTTTTTGCTTCATTCAAACGAGCCTCAAGCTACGCCATTAGCCGTTCTTAGCGGTATAAAATATATTTTTAAATTACCAAATTCTAAAAATAAATTCAACCATTTTCACTCAAACTCCACTGCGACTTACGGCAAACCGAGATATATCGTTCTAAATAGGCTAGAACAGCTTAGTTTTATAGGGATTAACTCTGATGATACGAGGCTTGAGCTATTTTTGGAAGATAGCTGCTATAAAAATGTAGATAAAGTTTTAAAAAGAAGTAGTGGTGATAAATTTATCGGTTTTCAAATGGGCGCTAGTACAGTTTCTAGGCAGTGGTTTTCACAGCGTTGGAAAGAGCTTGGGGATTTGATCTTAAGTAGCACTAACGCAAAAATAGTTTTGACCGGAAGCCCTAGTGAAAAACATATGTGTGACTCTCTTGAAAAACTGCTTGATAGTAAAAATGTTTTGAATTTAGCTGGTAAATTTAGTATAAAAGAAGCAGCAGCGTTGATAGACAGGCTTGATATTTTTATCACTCCAGACACAGGACCTTTGCATATAGCAGCTGCACTTAGAACGCCTACTATAGCGTTATTTGTCGTAGCAGAACCCAAAAACTCAAATCCAAATTTTGACACCGATATACATAAATTTATAAAAAAAGAAAGAACTTGCGAAATTTGCATAGCAAAAAGCTGTAAATATCAAGCTTGTATGTTGCAAATAGAAGCAAAAGAAGTTTTTGATATGATAAAAGAGATGATGTGA
- a CDS encoding glycosyltransferase family 9 protein, with amino-acid sequence MIIQTAKIGDYVNSTIIFDAASSTKGGKFDIVLDKINLNFADYDSRIENKFAINKYKKGIKKFILGFKLFFKSYDKIYVLMPNNLNLFLAKFAFPKHIITISHYKNSSFFYLLSKNAKVIQHTKNDLTLKTYLKMLDLELFQNEPQKDTIKVKKMVQKPLFIPEKCENLLINEHKFKVGLSLSAGNKMKTIIPQTWDKIFEILSKFDVEIYIFGVADEINLLKNTNTRNIKIVSLIDKISLNELPFYISKMNLYISSDTGNYYIADTMEVPTICFMGPCFASEQRGVFNSLIITSNLPPFSAVFDTIYKTDAKKYFEITQKDEKNIYEFINNLYKSFLSCKDNFPN; translated from the coding sequence TTGATTATTCAAACAGCCAAAATCGGCGATTACGTCAACTCTACAATCATTTTTGACGCAGCTAGCAGCACTAAAGGCGGTAAATTTGATATTGTTTTAGATAAAATAAATCTTAATTTTGCAGATTACGACTCCAGAATAGAAAATAAATTTGCAATAAACAAATATAAAAAAGGGATTAAAAAGTTTATTTTGGGTTTTAAACTATTTTTTAAAAGTTATGATAAAATTTATGTTTTAATGCCAAATAATCTAAATTTATTTCTAGCTAAGTTCGCTTTTCCAAAGCATATAATTACGATCAGCCACTACAAAAACAGCTCTTTTTTTTATTTACTTTCAAAAAACGCCAAGGTAATTCAACATACAAAAAACGATTTGACGCTTAAAACATACTTAAAAATGCTTGATTTAGAACTTTTTCAAAATGAACCCCAAAAAGATACGATTAAAGTTAAAAAAATGGTTCAAAAACCACTATTCATACCTGAAAAGTGTGAGAATTTACTTATAAATGAGCATAAATTCAAAGTTGGGTTAAGTCTTAGTGCCGGAAATAAAATGAAAACGATAATTCCTCAAACGTGGGATAAAATCTTTGAAATCTTAAGCAAATTCGATGTTGAAATTTATATTTTCGGAGTCGCAGATGAGATAAATTTACTTAAAAATACCAACACAAGAAATATAAAAATAGTATCATTAATAGATAAAATCAGCCTCAATGAACTACCTTTTTACATATCAAAAATGAACCTTTATATCTCAAGTGACACTGGAAATTACTACATCGCAGACACTATGGAAGTACCTACTATATGTTTTATGGGTCCTTGTTTTGCAAGCGAACAAAGAGGTGTATTTAACTCGCTTATCATAACATCAAATTTGCCACCATTTAGTGCTGTTTTTGATACGATTTATAAGACGGATGCTAAAAAGTATTTTGAAATCACTCAAAAAGATGAAAAAAATATATATGAATTTATAAATAATCTTTATAAATCTTTTCTATCTTGCAAAGATAATTTTCCAAACTAA
- a CDS encoding glycosyltransferase family 2 protein, producing MISFIVLTFNSEKYLKEVLSSISWTDEIVVVDSGSNDKTLKICSEFKNVKITCQKWLGFGAQKQLGVDLSKNEWIFVLDSDEVITKELKNEIIDELKNPKFKAYKIARLNYFFGKPIRKMGLYPDYTIRFFNKNYAKFDGRSVHESVITNSKIGVLKNHFIHHAYESVEQFINKQNSYSSLNKKSNRIKAVLNPCWTFFKLYILKGGFLEGWNGFIIAKLYSEYTFWKYIK from the coding sequence ATGATAAGCTTTATAGTGCTGACTTTCAACAGTGAAAAATATCTCAAAGAAGTGTTATCAAGCATATCTTGGACCGATGAAATCGTGGTAGTAGATAGCGGCTCAAACGATAAAACTTTAAAAATCTGTTCTGAATTTAAAAACGTTAAAATCACTTGCCAAAAATGGCTTGGATTTGGTGCACAAAAACAGCTCGGTGTTGATTTATCAAAAAACGAATGGATCTTTGTGCTTGATAGCGATGAAGTAATTACTAAAGAGCTTAAAAACGAAATTATAGATGAGCTTAAAAATCCTAAATTTAAAGCATACAAAATTGCTAGGCTAAATTATTTTTTTGGTAAGCCAATTAGAAAAATGGGGCTTTATCCAGACTATACAATAAGATTTTTCAATAAAAATTATGCTAAATTTGACGGTAGAAGCGTACATGAAAGCGTGATTACTAACTCAAAAATAGGAGTACTAAAAAATCACTTTATCCACCATGCTTATGAGAGCGTGGAGCAGTTTATAAATAAACAAAACAGCTACTCAAGCCTAAATAAAAAATCAAATAGAATAAAAGCTGTACTTAATCCTTGCTGGACTTTTTTTAAATTATATATCTTAAAAGGTGGTTTTTTGGAAGGTTGGAATGGCTTTATTATTGCTAAACTTTATAGTGAATATACATTTTGGAAGTATATAAAATGA
- a CDS encoding glycosyltransferase family 4 protein, whose product MKKILFIDTGLEYGGGTKSLLYLLGALSSKNEYKIYVYFENDYMVGDKKISSIIESYGAKFIYFEHKKRICKFKKELLRLFSKKLLDKVLYKNDLDFAIKLFNNIGTNINSSYELNKKIDINLVHLNNHFSTNLAYNEAANLLGIKVIQHLRKNSKIEDFKLSKLKKLSFLAISVSNSTYDFYANQMEISKNIVYNPVIYSGLATNQHLDNSDISIIMPANFLSLKGHSLVFDAFLDLKRDDVKLYLAGGEVDKKLIQKLQILEEQGKVKYLGFIKNMDEIYAKSDYILGFSSDEGLPRVVIEGLSAGLGVIYSDIPVIKEIYNISSNKDNFHIVKRDSASLLECLKKLKKPSSKEPDMAIISNFSLENYLCKIEKIYKDYL is encoded by the coding sequence GTGAAAAAGATTTTATTTATAGATACCGGGCTTGAGTATGGCGGCGGAACAAAGAGTTTGTTGTATCTTTTAGGCGCTTTATCAAGCAAAAATGAGTATAAAATTTATGTATATTTTGAAAATGATTATATGGTTGGTGATAAAAAAATATCTTCCATTATAGAAAGTTATGGAGCTAAGTTCATATATTTTGAGCATAAAAAGAGGATTTGTAAATTTAAAAAAGAACTTCTTAGATTGTTTTCAAAAAAACTTTTGGATAAAGTTCTGTATAAAAATGATCTTGATTTTGCTATTAAGTTATTTAATAATATCGGTACTAATATCAATAGCAGTTATGAGTTAAATAAAAAAATAGATATAAATTTAGTTCATCTCAACAACCATTTTTCAACGAATTTGGCTTACAATGAAGCTGCAAATTTGCTTGGTATAAAAGTTATCCAGCATTTAAGAAAGAACTCAAAAATAGAAGATTTTAAGCTGTCTAAACTAAAAAAGCTTAGTTTTTTAGCTATTAGTGTTTCAAATTCAACCTATGATTTTTACGCTAATCAGATGGAAATTTCTAAAAATATCGTTTATAACCCTGTCATTTACAGCGGTCTAGCTACAAATCAACATTTAGATAATTCTGATATTTCTATCATTATGCCGGCAAATTTCTTAAGTCTTAAAGGACACAGCCTTGTTTTTGACGCTTTTTTAGACTTAAAAAGAGATGATGTCAAGCTTTATCTTGCAGGAGGCGAAGTAGATAAAAAACTTATCCAAAAGCTTCAGATATTAGAAGAGCAAGGCAAGGTAAAATATCTTGGTTTTATAAAAAATATGGATGAAATTTATGCAAAGAGCGATTATATCCTTGGATTTTCAAGTGATGAGGGATTGCCTAGAGTTGTTATCGAAGGACTTAGCGCTGGACTTGGAGTGATATATTCTGATATCCCAGTTATAAAAGAAATTTATAATATTTCATCAAATAAAGATAATTTTCATATAGTAAAACGCGATAGCGCTTCTTTGTTAGAATGTTTAAAAAAGCTTAAAAAACCATCATCTAAAGAGCCTGATATGGCTATAATATCTAATTTTAGTTTGGAAAATTATCTTTGCAAGATAGAAAAGATTTATAAAGATTATTTATAA
- the rfaQ gene encoding putative lipopolysaccharide heptosyltransferase III, whose product MKILVMKFRNIGDVLLTTPLLENLKHYYPDAKIHFALNKGCEAMIEGNPNVDKIHIYDRNEVKKTTIFKRIYLEYKFAKDLKNEKFDIVIQTTKGDRGLIIAKFCGAKTVVSYLAKNRIFNKFITHKIKEQGSTHTVLANLDALKALGYEPKNARVKIYFDDYSQDSKFKNIPNKFIHIHPMSRWLFKCIDDETLAKIIDFCELNLNQKVVLTCDKNRVELEKMENILKNCRTKPVLFLGNLSLKEVAFLSSKSELFIGVDTAIMHIAAANHVPCIAFFGPSGAFHWGPWDNSCIKSGYTQKNGIQTMGKHKVIQKNLDCVPCGKDGCNGSKRSDCLINLDLNLIKNSISQFFKAE is encoded by the coding sequence ATGAAAATTTTAGTAATGAAATTTAGAAATATAGGCGATGTCTTGCTCACAACTCCTTTATTAGAAAATTTAAAACACTATTACCCTGATGCAAAGATACATTTTGCTTTAAATAAAGGCTGTGAGGCAATGATAGAAGGTAATCCAAATGTAGATAAAATCCATATATATGATAGAAATGAAGTAAAAAAGACAACTATTTTTAAGCGCATTTATCTTGAATATAAATTTGCAAAAGATCTAAAAAATGAGAAATTTGATATCGTTATCCAAACTACAAAAGGAGACAGAGGTCTCATCATAGCCAAGTTTTGCGGTGCAAAAACAGTTGTATCCTATTTGGCTAAAAATCGCATTTTTAATAAATTTATAACTCACAAAATAAAAGAACAAGGCTCTACACATACAGTACTAGCAAATTTAGACGCACTCAAAGCTTTAGGATATGAGCCAAAAAATGCTAGAGTTAAGATATATTTCGATGACTACTCACAAGATTCTAAATTTAAAAATATACCAAATAAATTTATCCATATTCATCCTATGAGCAGATGGCTTTTTAAATGTATAGATGATGAAACTTTGGCTAAAATTATAGATTTTTGCGAACTAAATTTAAATCAAAAAGTAGTATTAACCTGTGATAAAAACCGAGTAGAGCTTGAAAAAATGGAAAATATACTCAAAAATTGCCGTACAAAACCTGTGCTATTTTTAGGAAATTTGAGCTTAAAAGAAGTAGCGTTTTTAAGCTCAAAATCAGAACTCTTTATAGGAGTAGATACTGCAATTATGCATATAGCAGCAGCCAATCATGTGCCTTGCATAGCATTTTTTGGACCTAGCGGAGCATTTCATTGGGGACCTTGGGATAACTCTTGTATAAAAAGCGGATATACGCAAAAAAACGGTATTCAAACGATGGGAAAACACAAAGTTATCCAAAAAAACTTAGATTGCGTTCCTTGCGGGAAAGATGGTTGTAACGGCTCAAAAAGGAGCGATTGTCTTATAAATTTAGACTTAAATTTGATAAAAAATAGTATATCTCAGTTCTTCAAAGCTGAGTAA
- a CDS encoding glycosyltransferase family 4 protein, whose amino-acid sequence MINILELESSLGFGGQEHRTMRLINALDESKFKVFYGLNRGSKSLEKPIKCRFVEFNLKKVYNVFAIIKICWFVKKNGIKIISTHSGKDGNIGSIVGKICGVKVVRTRHLQTPIKSPFSYNLSSKVVAVSNATKESLIRRGVKENLIEVIRTGVDTQKYTKNFKLNLKKELGLSEETVLIGIVAVLRAAKNHKLLVEAFSELNLPKTALVIIGDGPQKQNLENLIIGRNNIFMLGNKDNVSEFLGSLDIFVLPSNMEALGTAILEASSAGVACIGSRVGGIPEAIKDAQTGLLFENGNLESLKTSLKNLIENADLRAEFAKNGIKYVKDSFSTEVMAKKTQQIYEELVNED is encoded by the coding sequence ATGATAAATATACTAGAGCTTGAAAGCTCACTTGGATTTGGCGGACAAGAGCATAGAACTATGCGTCTTATCAACGCGCTTGATGAGAGTAAATTTAAGGTATTTTACGGGCTAAATAGAGGTTCAAAGTCTCTTGAAAAGCCTATAAAATGTAGATTTGTAGAGTTTAATCTAAAAAAAGTTTATAATGTTTTTGCTATTATTAAAATTTGCTGGTTTGTTAAAAAAAATGGTATTAAGATTATCTCTACGCATTCTGGAAAAGATGGAAATATCGGCTCTATCGTAGGTAAAATCTGCGGCGTAAAAGTCGTGCGTACAAGACACTTGCAAACTCCTATAAAATCACCATTTAGCTATAATCTTAGCTCAAAAGTAGTAGCTGTTTCAAATGCTACAAAAGAGTCTCTTATAAGGCGCGGCGTAAAAGAGAATTTGATAGAAGTTATCCGTACTGGTGTCGATACTCAAAAATATACTAAAAATTTTAAACTAAATTTAAAAAAAGAGTTAGGATTGAGTGAAGAAACAGTATTGATAGGTATAGTAGCAGTTCTAAGAGCGGCTAAAAATCATAAACTTTTAGTAGAAGCTTTTAGCGAATTAAACTTACCTAAAACAGCTTTGGTAATCATCGGCGATGGACCACAAAAACAGAATTTAGAAAATCTTATAATCGGTAGAAATAACATATTTATGCTTGGGAACAAAGACAATGTGAGCGAGTTTTTAGGTTCGCTTGATATCTTTGTGTTACCATCGAATATGGAAGCTTTGGGTACTGCTATCTTAGAAGCAAGTAGTGCAGGAGTTGCTTGCATAGGAAGTAGAGTTGGAGGCATACCAGAAGCTATCAAAGATGCTCAAACAGGACTTTTGTTTGAAAATGGAAATTTAGAAAGCTTGAAAACGTCTCTGAAAAATTTGATAGAAAATGCAGATCTTAGAGCTGAGTTTGCAAAAAATGGTATAAAATATGTAAAAGATAGCTTTTCTACTGAAGTTATGGCAAAAAAGACGCAACAAATTTATGAGGAGTTGGTAAATGAGGATTAA
- a CDS encoding polysaccharide deacetylase family protein, giving the protein MSITVLMYHHVLPKSGFIASSLSEFESQMKFLSQNGYKTLSSDEFLKFKKGELKLPKKSVFITFDDGWRDNYYYAYPILKRYGLNATLFLVTSWIEKASEQNALRKAEFRALSHKEAKQKAISEPASLFLSWDEVEKMKDVFDFHSHTNGHDDAYFGNLRFEDDIFACKKIIKDRLGFDDAHLCWPRGQYDENKLQAAKKIGYEIFYTTKRGINKPDNNLKYIKRVAVKKDAKWLKKTLFIYQNDILGSFYSALKN; this is encoded by the coding sequence ATGAGTATAACCGTTCTTATGTATCATCATGTTTTGCCAAAATCAGGATTTATCGCTAGCAGTCTTAGCGAATTTGAGTCTCAAATGAAGTTTCTTAGTCAAAATGGTTATAAAACTTTAAGTTCAGATGAATTTTTGAAATTTAAAAAAGGTGAGCTTAAACTACCCAAAAAGAGCGTTTTTATAACTTTTGATGATGGTTGGAGAGATAATTATTACTACGCTTATCCAATTTTGAAGAGATATGGTTTAAATGCAACTCTGTTTTTAGTGACTAGTTGGATAGAAAAAGCAAGCGAGCAAAATGCACTTAGAAAAGCCGAGTTTAGAGCGTTATCGCATAAAGAAGCAAAACAAAAAGCTATCAGCGAGCCTGCTAGTTTGTTTCTAAGCTGGGATGAGGTGGAAAAAATGAAAGATGTTTTTGATTTTCACTCTCATACAAATGGGCATGATGATGCTTATTTCGGAAATTTAAGATTTGAAGATGATATTTTTGCTTGTAAAAAGATAATAAAAGATCGCTTAGGATTTGATGATGCTCATCTTTGTTGGCCGCGCGGACAATATGATGAAAACAAGTTGCAAGCGGCAAAAAAGATCGGTTATGAGATATTTTATACCACGAAACGAGGTATAAATAAACCTGATAATAATTTAAAATATATAAAAAGAGTTGCGGTTAAAAAAGACGCTAAATGGTTAAAAAAGACGCTATTTATATATCAAAATGATATTTTAGGAAGTTTTTACTCAGCTTTGAAGAACTGA